A genomic window from Osmia bicornis bicornis chromosome 4, iOsmBic2.1, whole genome shotgun sequence includes:
- the LOC114873746 gene encoding protein groucho-like isoform X3, which produces MTELNAIIGQQRPDLPRLLQQVHAQQLPPGAAMGPHPGIPGLPGLGPGAGLPVPTSASSAALLGLGIPPGAAATAGGGAGHPLSMLTKPDLHRGQPDDLKHNGGLNPAEERHRNSISPAEREKYSRPRSPDPQHHDHVPLKKMKKEQDKDMGHQSDGEKSDQDLVVDDASEGPGSPAANGTSSPRENGLDKLGPSSVPLNSQVKKEAPPPSPRSGTSSNASTPSAKKMEEREKPTTPISKPVTPTSAGGSSSGSGGLKPSSSSKPLVSASAVGPYPPHYPPPHHPPAGPHVDMLGYPPALNGYPARPPLQQLYDPHGSMRAPLGPLGVPGGKPAYSFHVSSEGQMQPVPFPPDALIGQGIPRHARQINTLTHGEVVCAVTISNPTKYVYTGGKGCVKVWDINQGGSGSAKHVSQLDCLQRDNYIRSVKLLPDGRTLIVGGEASNLSIWDLASPTPRIKAELTSNAPACYALAISPDSKVCFSCCSDGNIAVWDLQNQSLVRQFQGHTDGASCIDISADGSKLWTGGLDNTVRSWDLREGRQLQQHDFTSQIFSLGYCPTGEWLAVGMENSNVEVLHATKPDKYQLHLHESCVLSLRFATCGKWFVSTGKDNLLNAWRTPYGASIFQSKESSSVLSCDISTDDKYIVTGSGDKKATVYEVIY; this is translated from the exons ATGACCGAGCTGAACGCCATTATCGGG CAACAGAGGCCAGACCTGCCGAGGCTTCTTCAGCAGGTGCACGCGCAACAGCTACCGCCAGGTGCCGCGATGGGTCCGCATCCAGGCATACCTGGACTTCCCGGGCTAGGTCCTGGAGCTGGACTTCCTGTTCCGACGTCAGCCTCCTCTGCTGCTCTCCTCGGGTTAGGTATACCACCGGGTGCAGCAGCGACCGCAGGTGGCGGAGCTGGTCATCCCCTTTCGATGTTGACCAAACCGGACCTCCATCGAGGTCAACCCGACGACTTGAAGCACAACGGAG GTCTGAATCCCGCCGAGGAGAGGCAT aGAAACTCGATATCACCGGCCGAACGTGAAAAATACAGTAGGCCACGATCACCAGACCCTCAGCACCACGATCACGTTCCCttgaagaagatgaagaaagaaCAGGACAAAGACATGGGCCAC CAAAGCGATGGTGAAAAGAGCGACCAGGACCTGGTGGTCGACGATGCGAGCGAAGGACCAGGGAGTCCTGCGGCGAATGGCACCTCGTCGCCAAGAGAAAACGGCCTCGACAAACTTGGTCCATCCTCGGTGCCTTTAAACAGCCAGGTGAAAAAGGAAGCGCCACCACCTTCGCCGAGAAGCGGAACGAGCAGCAATGCGAGTACACCTTCGGCTAAGAAGATGGAAGAAAGGGAGAAACCGACCACACCGATCTCGAAACCTGTCACACCTACGTCAGCAG GTGGTAGCAGCTCCGGCTCCGGTGGTCTGAAACCATCGAGTTCCAGCAAACCGCTGGTCTCGGCTTCGGCGGTCGGCCCTTATCCGCCACACTACCCGCCGCCGCATCATCCACCCGCAGGACCCCATGTGGACATGTTGGGTTATCCTCCTGCCCTGAACGGATATCCCGCAAGACCGCCGCTTCAGCAACTGTACGATCCTCATGGAAGCATGAGGGCACCTCTCGGACCTCTCGGCGTACCTGGTGGCAAACC GGCGTACAGTTTCCACGTATCGAGCGAAGGGCAGATGCAGCCGGTTCCCTTTCCACCTGATGCTCTAATTGGACAAGGAATACCGCGTCATGCGCGCCAGATAAATACCCTGACACACGGGGAGGTGGTGTGCGCGGTAACGATCTCAAATCCGACTAAATACGTTTACACCGGTGGCAAAGGATGCGTCAAGGTCTGGGACATCAATCAGGGCGGCAGCGGTAGCGCGAAACACGTTTCGCAGCTTGATTGCTTGCAACGAGACAACTACATCAG ATCGGTGAAGCTGCTACCAGACGGTAGAACCCTAATCGTAGGCGGCGAGGCGAGCAACCTAAGTATCTGGGACTTGGCGAGTCCTACGCCGAGGATCAAAGCAGAATTGACCTCGAACGCTCCAGCATGCTACGCTTTAGCGATCTCCCCAGACTCGAAAGTTTGCTTCAGCTGCTGTAGCGACGGCAACATCGCTGTCTGGGACCTGCAGAATCAATCTCTGGTCAGGCAGTTCCAAGGACACACGGATGGAGCGTCTTGCATCGACATATCAGCCGACGGGTCCAAACTTTGGACCGGTGGGCTGGACAACACGGTACGTTCGTGGGACCTTCGCGAGGGTAGACAACTACAGCAACACGACTTCACCTCGCAAATATTCTCTCTTGGCTACTGTCCGACCGGTGAGTGGTTGGCTGTGGGTATGGAGAACTCAAACGTGGAAGTGCTTCACGCGACGAAGCCGGACAAATATCAGCTTCATTTGCACGAGTCCTGTGTACTTTCGTTACGTTTCGCTACCTGCGGCAAGTGGTTCGTCTCGACCGGCAAGGACAATTTATTAAACGCCTGGCGCACAC